In Oncorhynchus clarkii lewisi isolate Uvic-CL-2024 chromosome 24, UVic_Ocla_1.0, whole genome shotgun sequence, one DNA window encodes the following:
- the LOC139383124 gene encoding alpha-2-macroglobulin-like isoform X1 produces MCTTVMAMALNFLCLVFITSVILRTATSSTFNESIYLVTVSSEVVGGTTEKLCAQVHQATEPLLLNVSLEMEGGSGTILLEEDVTQDFYRCISFQVPPVKADSVATVHVSIKGRKDEMSKKTKILIKPKKFFTIFQTDKPVYKPGQTVKFRIVSLDASFLSFNQMYLTVELQDPNSNRIAQWLNQSTVSGILDLSHPMSAEATQGSYIITAWNEKGEQTSQNFDIKEYVLPKYEVKVYLPQTITILDKQATLRVCGKYTYGKPVLGSVTAKVCRNIIQYRWLYDAINICELYLMKTDTTGCATQIIDVTRFGLNESKFDDFEVETEMEEYGTGVILKGSGKASFTNVIVTVRFEDVPQAYKPGIAYEGKIKVTGPDSSPVPNEPVYLFLQNSGKSENWTLTTDSKGIASFSLNTSLWSSDSVSLSARYQKAEEDYPYVQGVRRPEYSSDYHFTRKFYSKSKSFVKIMQGEGKFSCEKDGIVLAHYIIQGVELKKGQTTLDFFYLVISRGSIQQHGHLPVTVTEGKVNQGELTLSLQRMPELTPFAQVVVYTVLPDGEAVADSRDFPIHLCLKNEVSLKFSSLQELPGEKTSLSLEAHPGSLCSLRAIDQSVLLLQPEQELSLDSVFSQLPVQKLSGYSYRVEDFDPYPCRPFPPIIKEEMEVLPPPVPKLAEELEAPPVPDRKKRSFWFGSNNDKNDVYNIFKEVGIKILTNSDVKKPYHCIIPFSMEYDAIQFKSVEEIDAPVSMANMMPETSAGGRASDRPKETVRTYFPETWIWDLVPVGHTGKVNVEKTVPDTITKWAVGAFCTSPVGFGLAPNTGLTAFQPFFVSLTLPYSVIRGEVFTLKATVFNYLSKCIMVKVTLAESIQFTARPCEGCQYTLCLCAEESRTFKWILTPTALGEVSVKVSAEALKTEELCGNEVATVPEKGRIDTIVQTLLVEAEGTQETVSHNALLCPAEGPVEKDISLKLPEVFVEGSAKASLSVLGDLMGRAMKNLDSLLQMPYGCGEQNMVLFAPNIYILNYLQSTRQLTMEIQTRATGFLDSGYQRELNYKHDDGSYSAFGKSDESGNTWLTSFVLKSFGGAKPYIFVDPAHIAQAKAWLASHQQTDGCIASVGKLFHNGMKGGVGDQVSLTAYITAALLELDGNTSDPMVEKSLMCLKAAVSDQLENTYTMALLSYTFTLAQNQDMRAKLITHLDKIAATSSGNRHWERAESSGTKTDSLEVEMTSYVLLALLSGPTMPGFGLDYSTGIVRWLAQQQNPYGGFASTQDTVVALQALAKYGAATFSPEGASTVSVSSAGGLKMEFTVNQNNRLLYQEEQLREVPGDYNIKAQGKSCVFVQIAMHYNIPPPPDFSAFNISTETLGKCDGTKKSLIVSVAVRYNGRREETNMVIINVKLLSGFVLDKSSLRPLKNDPTVKRVDLEEGHVIIYLDGLKQKETKTYSLAIDEDVPVRNLKPAVVKVYDYYQTSDEAVSEYSSPCAESDEVNEV; encoded by the exons ATGTGTACCACGGTTATGGCCATGGCTCTCAACTTCCTTTGCCTTGTATTTATCACATCAGTAATTTTACGAACTGCGACATCGAGCACCTTCAATGAATC GATTTACCTGGTGACGGTCAGCTCGGAGGTGGTAGGAGGGACCACAGAGAAACTTTGTGCTCAGGTCCACCAAGCCACAGAGCCTCTGTTGTTGAATGTGTCGCTGGAAATGGAGGGTGGCAGCGGCACCATTCTACTGGAGGAAGACGTAACACAGGACTTCTATCGCTGCATCTCCTTCCAG GTACCCCCAGTGAAGGCTGACAGTGTGGCCACTGTCCATGTCAGTATCAAGGGGAGGAAGGATGAGATGAGTAAAAAGACCAAGATCCTTATCAAGCCTAAAAAGTTCTTCACCATTTTCCAGACCGACAAACCAGTCTACAAACCTGGACAGACAG TCAAGTTCCGAATCGTCTCGCTGGATGCCAGTTTCTTGTCATTCAATCAGATG tatctaacagtggaGCTTCAG GACCCAAACTCCAACCGCATTGCTCAGTGGTTGAACCAGTCAACAGTGAGTGGAATTCTGGACCTGTCCCATCCCATGTCTGCAGAGGCAACGCAAGGAAGTTACATCATCACTGCATGGAATGAGAAGGGAGAGCAAACTTCCCAAAACTTTGACATCAAAGAATATG ttttaCCCAAATATGAGGTCAAAGTCTATCTACCCCAAACAATCACTATTCTGGACAAGCAAGCAACACTGAGAGTTTGTGGAAA ATACACTTATGGAAAACCAGTGCTGGGGTCTGTCACAGCGAAAGTTTGCAGAAATATCATTCAATATCGCTGGTTATATGATGCTATTAATATCTGCGAGTTGTATCTTATGAAA ACCGACACAACTGGTTGTGCAACCCAAATTATTGACGTGACCCGGTTCGGTCTAAATGAATCAAAGTTTGACGACTTCGAAGTGGAGACTGAGATGGAAGAATATGGAACGG GGGTCATCCTTAAAGGTAGTGGCAAGGCAAGCTTCACCAATGTCATCGTAACTGTTCGTTTTGAGGACGTGCCCCAAGCATATAAACCAGGAATTGCATACGAGGGGAAG ATCAAGGTGACCGGTCCCGACTCTAGTCCCGTTCCCAATGAGCCTGTGTATCTCTTCCTACAAAACAGTGGCAAATCTGAGAACTGGACTCTCACCACAGACAGCAAGGGCATtgcttctttctctctcaacACTTCTCTATGGAGTtctgattctgtctctctgtcg GCTCGTTATCAAAAGGCTGAGGAGGATTATCCGTACGTGCAGGGTGTGCGTAGACCAGAATATTCATCCGATTACCACTTCACAAGAAAATTTTATTCTAAGAGCAAGAGCTTTGTGAAGATAATGCAGGGCGAAGGGAAGTTCTCCTGTGAGAAGGACGGTATTGTTCTTGCTCACTACATCATCCAAGGGGTGGAGCTGAAAAAGGGACAGACGACCCTGGACTTTTTCTATCTG GTTATATCTAGAGGCAGCATTCAGCAGCACGGCCATCTTCCGGTGACTGTTACAGAAGGAAAAG TAAACCAAGGGGAGCTGACTCTCTCGCTGCAGCGGATGCCTGAGCTGACCCCTTTTGCCCAGGTAGTGGTGTACACCGTGTTGCCTGATGGGGAGGCAGTAGCAGACAGCCGAGACTTCCCCATTCACCTCTGCCTAAAAAACGAG GTGTCCCTGAAGTTCTCGTCCCTCCAGGAGTTGCCAGGGGAGAAGACTTCTCTGAGCCTCGAGGCCCACCCAGGGTCTCTGTGTTCTCTCAGGGCCATCGACCAGAGTGTACTGCTGCTGCAGCCTGAACAGGAGCTCAGCCTAGACTCT GTATTCAGTCAGCTGCCTGTTCAGAAGTTGTCTGGATATTCATACAGGGTAGAAGACTTTGACCCCTACCCATGCCGACCATTTCCTCCAATCATTAAAGAGGAGATGGAAGTGCTCCCTCCACCTGTCCCTAAACTGGCCGAGGAGTTAGAAGCACCACCCGTACCTGACAGGAAAAAACGCTCATTCTGGTTTGGCTCCAACAATGACAAAAACGATGTTTACAACATCTTTAAA GAAGTTGGAATCAAGATCCTGACCAACTCTGATGTGAAAAAACCTTACCACTGCATTATACCCTTTTCAATGGAATATGACG CTATCCAATTTAAATCAGTAGAAGAAATTGATGCTCCAGTGTCAATGGCCAACATGATGCCAGAGACCTCAGCAGGGGGTAGAGCCTCTGACAGGCCTAAGGAGACCGTCCGCACGTACTTCCCTGAGACCTGGATCTGGGACCTGGTTCCTGTGGG ACATACAGGAAAAGTGAATGTTGAAAAGACTGTCCCTGACACCATCACCAAGTGGGCTGTAGGGGCGTTCTGTACTTCCCCAGTGGGTTTTGGCCTGGCTCCCAACACTGGCCTCACTGCCTTCCAACCCTTCTTTGTGAGCCTGACACTGCCCTACTCTGTCATCCGGGGGGAGGTGTTCACACTCAAGGCCACAGTGTTCAACTACCTCTCCAAGTGTATCATG GTGAAGGTGACTCTAGCTGAGTCGATCCAGTTCACAGCCAGGCCATGTGAAGGCTGCCAGtacacactgtgtctgtgtgctgaaGAGAGCAGGACCTTCAAGTGGATCCTCACCCCAACTGCTCTAG GGGAGGTGAGTGTGAAAGTGAGCGCCGAGGCATTGAAAACTGAGGAGCTCTGCGGTAACGAGGTGGCCACGGTGCCAGAGAAAGGACGCATTGACACCATTGTGCAAACACTGCTGGTGGAG GCCGAGGGAACCCAGGAGACGGTCAGCCACAacgctctgctctgccctgcag AGGGCCCAGTGGAGAAGGACATCTCTCTGAAGCTGCCTGAGGTGTTTGTGGAGGGCTCTGCCAAGGCCTCCCTCTCAGTACTGG GCGACCTGATGGGTCGGGCCATGAAGAACCTGGACAGCCTGTTGCAGATGCCCTATGGCTGTGGAGAGCAGAACATGGTGCTTTTTGCTCCCAACATCTACATCCTCAACTACCTGCAAAGCACCAGGCAGCTCACCATGGAGATCCAGACCAGGGCCACAGGCTTCCTAGACAGTG GCTACCAGAGAGAGCTCAACTACAAGCATGACGATGGCTCCTACAGTGCCTTTGGGAAGAGCGATGAGTCTGGAAACACGTG GCTCACCTCCTTTGTGCTGAAGTCCTTTGGAGGGGCCAAGCCCTACATCTTTGTGGACCCCGCCCACATTGCCCAGGCCAAGGCCTGGTTGGCCAGTCACCAGCAGACGGATGGCTGCATCGCGTCAGTGGGGAAACTCTTCCATAACGGCATGAAG GGAGGGGTTGGGGATCAAGTGTCGCTCACTGCCTACATCACCGCTGCACTACTGGAGCTGGATGGCAACACTTCT GACCCCATGGTGGAGAAGAGTCTGATGTGTCTGAAGGCAGCAGTGTCTGACCAGCTGGAGAACACCTACACCATGGCCCTGCTATCTTACACCTTCACCCTGGCCCAAAACCAGGACATGAGGGCCAAGCTCatcacccacctggacaagataGCTGCTACCTCCA GTGGCAATCGTCACTGGGAGAGAGCAGAGTCTTCTGGGACGAAGACGGACTCTCTGGAGGTGGAGATGACATCCTATGTGCTGCTGGCGCTGCTCTCCGGTCCCACCATGCCAGGCTTTGGGCTGGACTACTCCACTGGCATCGTCCGCTGGCTGGCCCAGCAGCAGAACCCCTACGGAGGATTCGCCTCCACACAG GACACAGTGGTTGCACTGCAGGCCCTGGCCAAGTACGGTGCTGCCACCTTCAGTCCAGAGGGCGCTAGTACAGTCAGTGTGAGCTCGGCCGGCGGCCTGAAGATGGAGTTTACTGTGAATCAGAACAACAGGCTGCTCTATCAGGAGGAGCAGCTGAGGGAGGTCCCTGGGGACTACAACATCAAGGCACAGGGCAAGAGCTGCGTGTTTGTGCAG ATCGCCATGCACTACAATATTCCCCCTCCTCCTGACTTCTCTGCTTTCAACATCTCAACAGAGACGCTTGGGAAATGTGACGGCACCAAGAAATCTCTGATCGTGTCTGTGGCTGTCAG GTACAATGGTCGGCGAGAGGAGACCAACATGGTGATCATCAATGTCAAGCTTCTCTCCGGCTTCGTCCTGGACAAGTCCTCCCTCAGGCCT TTGAAAAATGACCCCACTGTCAAACGTGTTGACCTGGAGGAAGGACATGTCATCATCTACCTAGATGGG CTCAAGCAGAAGGAAACGAAGACGTACAGCCTGGCCATAGATGAGGATGTGCCTGTGAGGAATCTGAAACCAGCTGTGGTGAAAGTGTATGACTACTACCAGACAA
- the LOC139383124 gene encoding alpha-2-macroglobulin-like isoform X2, producing MYLTVELQDPNSNRIAQWLNQSTVSGILDLSHPMSAEATQGSYIITAWNEKGEQTSQNFDIKEYVLPKYEVKVYLPQTITILDKQATLRVCGKYTYGKPVLGSVTAKVCRNIIQYRWLYDAINICELYLMKTDTTGCATQIIDVTRFGLNESKFDDFEVETEMEEYGTGVILKGSGKASFTNVIVTVRFEDVPQAYKPGIAYEGKIKVTGPDSSPVPNEPVYLFLQNSGKSENWTLTTDSKGIASFSLNTSLWSSDSVSLSARYQKAEEDYPYVQGVRRPEYSSDYHFTRKFYSKSKSFVKIMQGEGKFSCEKDGIVLAHYIIQGVELKKGQTTLDFFYLVISRGSIQQHGHLPVTVTEGKVNQGELTLSLQRMPELTPFAQVVVYTVLPDGEAVADSRDFPIHLCLKNEVSLKFSSLQELPGEKTSLSLEAHPGSLCSLRAIDQSVLLLQPEQELSLDSVFSQLPVQKLSGYSYRVEDFDPYPCRPFPPIIKEEMEVLPPPVPKLAEELEAPPVPDRKKRSFWFGSNNDKNDVYNIFKEVGIKILTNSDVKKPYHCIIPFSMEYDAIQFKSVEEIDAPVSMANMMPETSAGGRASDRPKETVRTYFPETWIWDLVPVGHTGKVNVEKTVPDTITKWAVGAFCTSPVGFGLAPNTGLTAFQPFFVSLTLPYSVIRGEVFTLKATVFNYLSKCIMVKVTLAESIQFTARPCEGCQYTLCLCAEESRTFKWILTPTALGEVSVKVSAEALKTEELCGNEVATVPEKGRIDTIVQTLLVEAEGTQETVSHNALLCPAEGPVEKDISLKLPEVFVEGSAKASLSVLGDLMGRAMKNLDSLLQMPYGCGEQNMVLFAPNIYILNYLQSTRQLTMEIQTRATGFLDSGYQRELNYKHDDGSYSAFGKSDESGNTWLTSFVLKSFGGAKPYIFVDPAHIAQAKAWLASHQQTDGCIASVGKLFHNGMKGGVGDQVSLTAYITAALLELDGNTSDPMVEKSLMCLKAAVSDQLENTYTMALLSYTFTLAQNQDMRAKLITHLDKIAATSSGNRHWERAESSGTKTDSLEVEMTSYVLLALLSGPTMPGFGLDYSTGIVRWLAQQQNPYGGFASTQDTVVALQALAKYGAATFSPEGASTVSVSSAGGLKMEFTVNQNNRLLYQEEQLREVPGDYNIKAQGKSCVFVQIAMHYNIPPPPDFSAFNISTETLGKCDGTKKSLIVSVAVRYNGRREETNMVIINVKLLSGFVLDKSSLRPLKNDPTVKRVDLEEGHVIIYLDGLKQKETKTYSLAIDEDVPVRNLKPAVVKVYDYYQTSDEAVSEYSSPCAESDEVNEV from the exons ATG tatctaacagtggaGCTTCAG GACCCAAACTCCAACCGCATTGCTCAGTGGTTGAACCAGTCAACAGTGAGTGGAATTCTGGACCTGTCCCATCCCATGTCTGCAGAGGCAACGCAAGGAAGTTACATCATCACTGCATGGAATGAGAAGGGAGAGCAAACTTCCCAAAACTTTGACATCAAAGAATATG ttttaCCCAAATATGAGGTCAAAGTCTATCTACCCCAAACAATCACTATTCTGGACAAGCAAGCAACACTGAGAGTTTGTGGAAA ATACACTTATGGAAAACCAGTGCTGGGGTCTGTCACAGCGAAAGTTTGCAGAAATATCATTCAATATCGCTGGTTATATGATGCTATTAATATCTGCGAGTTGTATCTTATGAAA ACCGACACAACTGGTTGTGCAACCCAAATTATTGACGTGACCCGGTTCGGTCTAAATGAATCAAAGTTTGACGACTTCGAAGTGGAGACTGAGATGGAAGAATATGGAACGG GGGTCATCCTTAAAGGTAGTGGCAAGGCAAGCTTCACCAATGTCATCGTAACTGTTCGTTTTGAGGACGTGCCCCAAGCATATAAACCAGGAATTGCATACGAGGGGAAG ATCAAGGTGACCGGTCCCGACTCTAGTCCCGTTCCCAATGAGCCTGTGTATCTCTTCCTACAAAACAGTGGCAAATCTGAGAACTGGACTCTCACCACAGACAGCAAGGGCATtgcttctttctctctcaacACTTCTCTATGGAGTtctgattctgtctctctgtcg GCTCGTTATCAAAAGGCTGAGGAGGATTATCCGTACGTGCAGGGTGTGCGTAGACCAGAATATTCATCCGATTACCACTTCACAAGAAAATTTTATTCTAAGAGCAAGAGCTTTGTGAAGATAATGCAGGGCGAAGGGAAGTTCTCCTGTGAGAAGGACGGTATTGTTCTTGCTCACTACATCATCCAAGGGGTGGAGCTGAAAAAGGGACAGACGACCCTGGACTTTTTCTATCTG GTTATATCTAGAGGCAGCATTCAGCAGCACGGCCATCTTCCGGTGACTGTTACAGAAGGAAAAG TAAACCAAGGGGAGCTGACTCTCTCGCTGCAGCGGATGCCTGAGCTGACCCCTTTTGCCCAGGTAGTGGTGTACACCGTGTTGCCTGATGGGGAGGCAGTAGCAGACAGCCGAGACTTCCCCATTCACCTCTGCCTAAAAAACGAG GTGTCCCTGAAGTTCTCGTCCCTCCAGGAGTTGCCAGGGGAGAAGACTTCTCTGAGCCTCGAGGCCCACCCAGGGTCTCTGTGTTCTCTCAGGGCCATCGACCAGAGTGTACTGCTGCTGCAGCCTGAACAGGAGCTCAGCCTAGACTCT GTATTCAGTCAGCTGCCTGTTCAGAAGTTGTCTGGATATTCATACAGGGTAGAAGACTTTGACCCCTACCCATGCCGACCATTTCCTCCAATCATTAAAGAGGAGATGGAAGTGCTCCCTCCACCTGTCCCTAAACTGGCCGAGGAGTTAGAAGCACCACCCGTACCTGACAGGAAAAAACGCTCATTCTGGTTTGGCTCCAACAATGACAAAAACGATGTTTACAACATCTTTAAA GAAGTTGGAATCAAGATCCTGACCAACTCTGATGTGAAAAAACCTTACCACTGCATTATACCCTTTTCAATGGAATATGACG CTATCCAATTTAAATCAGTAGAAGAAATTGATGCTCCAGTGTCAATGGCCAACATGATGCCAGAGACCTCAGCAGGGGGTAGAGCCTCTGACAGGCCTAAGGAGACCGTCCGCACGTACTTCCCTGAGACCTGGATCTGGGACCTGGTTCCTGTGGG ACATACAGGAAAAGTGAATGTTGAAAAGACTGTCCCTGACACCATCACCAAGTGGGCTGTAGGGGCGTTCTGTACTTCCCCAGTGGGTTTTGGCCTGGCTCCCAACACTGGCCTCACTGCCTTCCAACCCTTCTTTGTGAGCCTGACACTGCCCTACTCTGTCATCCGGGGGGAGGTGTTCACACTCAAGGCCACAGTGTTCAACTACCTCTCCAAGTGTATCATG GTGAAGGTGACTCTAGCTGAGTCGATCCAGTTCACAGCCAGGCCATGTGAAGGCTGCCAGtacacactgtgtctgtgtgctgaaGAGAGCAGGACCTTCAAGTGGATCCTCACCCCAACTGCTCTAG GGGAGGTGAGTGTGAAAGTGAGCGCCGAGGCATTGAAAACTGAGGAGCTCTGCGGTAACGAGGTGGCCACGGTGCCAGAGAAAGGACGCATTGACACCATTGTGCAAACACTGCTGGTGGAG GCCGAGGGAACCCAGGAGACGGTCAGCCACAacgctctgctctgccctgcag AGGGCCCAGTGGAGAAGGACATCTCTCTGAAGCTGCCTGAGGTGTTTGTGGAGGGCTCTGCCAAGGCCTCCCTCTCAGTACTGG GCGACCTGATGGGTCGGGCCATGAAGAACCTGGACAGCCTGTTGCAGATGCCCTATGGCTGTGGAGAGCAGAACATGGTGCTTTTTGCTCCCAACATCTACATCCTCAACTACCTGCAAAGCACCAGGCAGCTCACCATGGAGATCCAGACCAGGGCCACAGGCTTCCTAGACAGTG GCTACCAGAGAGAGCTCAACTACAAGCATGACGATGGCTCCTACAGTGCCTTTGGGAAGAGCGATGAGTCTGGAAACACGTG GCTCACCTCCTTTGTGCTGAAGTCCTTTGGAGGGGCCAAGCCCTACATCTTTGTGGACCCCGCCCACATTGCCCAGGCCAAGGCCTGGTTGGCCAGTCACCAGCAGACGGATGGCTGCATCGCGTCAGTGGGGAAACTCTTCCATAACGGCATGAAG GGAGGGGTTGGGGATCAAGTGTCGCTCACTGCCTACATCACCGCTGCACTACTGGAGCTGGATGGCAACACTTCT GACCCCATGGTGGAGAAGAGTCTGATGTGTCTGAAGGCAGCAGTGTCTGACCAGCTGGAGAACACCTACACCATGGCCCTGCTATCTTACACCTTCACCCTGGCCCAAAACCAGGACATGAGGGCCAAGCTCatcacccacctggacaagataGCTGCTACCTCCA GTGGCAATCGTCACTGGGAGAGAGCAGAGTCTTCTGGGACGAAGACGGACTCTCTGGAGGTGGAGATGACATCCTATGTGCTGCTGGCGCTGCTCTCCGGTCCCACCATGCCAGGCTTTGGGCTGGACTACTCCACTGGCATCGTCCGCTGGCTGGCCCAGCAGCAGAACCCCTACGGAGGATTCGCCTCCACACAG GACACAGTGGTTGCACTGCAGGCCCTGGCCAAGTACGGTGCTGCCACCTTCAGTCCAGAGGGCGCTAGTACAGTCAGTGTGAGCTCGGCCGGCGGCCTGAAGATGGAGTTTACTGTGAATCAGAACAACAGGCTGCTCTATCAGGAGGAGCAGCTGAGGGAGGTCCCTGGGGACTACAACATCAAGGCACAGGGCAAGAGCTGCGTGTTTGTGCAG ATCGCCATGCACTACAATATTCCCCCTCCTCCTGACTTCTCTGCTTTCAACATCTCAACAGAGACGCTTGGGAAATGTGACGGCACCAAGAAATCTCTGATCGTGTCTGTGGCTGTCAG GTACAATGGTCGGCGAGAGGAGACCAACATGGTGATCATCAATGTCAAGCTTCTCTCCGGCTTCGTCCTGGACAAGTCCTCCCTCAGGCCT TTGAAAAATGACCCCACTGTCAAACGTGTTGACCTGGAGGAAGGACATGTCATCATCTACCTAGATGGG CTCAAGCAGAAGGAAACGAAGACGTACAGCCTGGCCATAGATGAGGATGTGCCTGTGAGGAATCTGAAACCAGCTGTGGTGAAAGTGTATGACTACTACCAGACAA